From Dermochelys coriacea isolate rDerCor1 chromosome 9, rDerCor1.pri.v4, whole genome shotgun sequence, one genomic window encodes:
- the GPR119 gene encoding glucose-dependent insulinotropic receptor has protein sequence MDGFAFGVVLSVLASLIIATNTLVAVALFRLIQKNGCTGLYFVLNLAVADSLVGVTITGLVTDELFTHRHPPPKMFCILKMAFIISPSAASILTMIIVTFDRYLAIKQPFQYFRIMSGLVVGACIVGLWLAACFIGFLPVIVQGFQQSYEGKCTFFGVFQPTYMLTIFCIGFFPALFIFIYLYCDILKIASLHVQHIREVAQVGLSGNSPLPHNTSDMKAVRTVAILIGCFVLSWSPFFIASIVKTMCQKCLPYDVIERYLWLLGLCNSLLNPLIYAYWQKEVRLQIYQLCLCVKRKVFPLFHMEHGPQVPSRGPAPIRAISHPQLQE, from the coding sequence ATGGATGGCTTTGCGTTTGGAGTTGTTCTCTCTGTTTTGGCCTCTCTCATTATTGCTACAAACACACTTGTTGCTGTTGCTTTGTTTCGGCTGATCCAGAAGAACGGCTGCACAGGGCTGTATTTTGTCTTGAACCTCGCAGTTGCAGACTCTTTGGTTGGTGTCACAATCACTGGGCTGGTCACAGATGAGCTTttcacacacagacaccccccaccGAAGATGTTCTGCATCCTGAAGATGGCCTTCATCATCTCCCCTTCAGCTGCCTCCATACTCACCATGATCATAGTGACTTTTGACAGATACTTGGCCATTAAACAACCTTTCCAGTACTTCCGAATCATGAGTGGTCTGGTAGTTGGTGCCTGCATTGTGGgtctctggctggctgcctgcTTTATTGGCTTTCTGCCAGTAATAGTGCAGGGCTTTCAGCAGAGCTACGAGGGGAAGTGCACTTTCTTTGGGGTTTTCCAGCCCACATACATGCTCACCATCTTCTGTATCGGGTTCTTCCCAGCTTTGTTCATTTTCATTTACCTGTATTGTGACATCCTGAAAATTGCCTCTCTGCACGTACAGCACATCCGAGAAGTGGCGCAGGTTGGGCTCTCGGGGAACAGTCCTTTGCCTCATAACACCAGTGACATGAAAGCCGTGAGGACTGTGGCTATTCTCATCGGGTGCTTTGTGCTGTCTTGGTCCCCTTTCTTCATAGCTAGCATTGTGAAGACCATGTGCCAGAAGTGCCTCCCATACGATGTCATTGAGAGGTACCTGTGGCTGCTGGGGCTCTGCAATTCTCTGCTGAACCCGCTGATCTACGCCTACTGGCAGAAGGAGGTGCGGCTGCAGATCTACCAGCTGTGCTTGTGCGTGAAGAGGAAAGTTTTCCCTCTCTTCCACATGGAGCATGGCCCTCAGGTTCCCAGCAGGGGTCCAGCGCCGATTCGTGCCATATCTCACCCACAGCTCCAGGAGTGA